A genomic region of Amblyraja radiata isolate CabotCenter1 chromosome 16, sAmbRad1.1.pri, whole genome shotgun sequence contains the following coding sequences:
- the cdk5r1 gene encoding cyclin-dependent kinase 5 activator 1: MGTVLSLSPSYRKAALFEDGSATVGQYTAVQNSKNSKDKNLKRHSIISVLPWKRIVAVSTKKKNSKKVNPNNYQNNVTHLNNENLKKSLSCANLSTFAQTQPPAQRVNQLPGNKNAASSVKKNPHGTTGGSSSPKRVIVQASTSELLKCLSEFLCRRCYRLKHLSPTDPVLWLRSVDRSLLLQGWQDQGFVTPANVVFVYMLCRDVISSELATTHELQATLLTCLYLSYSYMGNEISYPLKPFLVESCKEAFWDRCLSIINAMSAKMLQINADPHFFTQVFADLKNESGQEERGRILIGLDR; this comes from the coding sequence ATGGGCACCGTGCTCTCTCTGTCGCCCAGCTACAGGAAGGCGGCTCTCTTCGAGGATGGCTCGGCCACGGTGGGCCAGTACACGGCCGTGCAGAACAGCAAGAACTCCAAGGACAAGAACCTCAAGCGACACTCCATCATCTCCGTGCTGCCCTGGAAACGCATCGTGGCCGTCTCCACCAAGAAGAAGAACTCCAAGAAGGTCAACCCCAACAACTACCAGAACAACGTCACCCACCTCAACAACGAGAACTTGAAGAAATCTCTTTCCTGCGCCAATCTCTCCACCTTCGCCCAGACACAACCGCCGGCCCAGCGGGTCAACCAGCTGCCCGGGAACAAGAACGCCGCCTCCTCGGTGAAGAAAAACCCCCACGGCACCACCGGCGGCTCCAGCTCCCCCAAGAGGGTCATCGTCCAAGCTTCCACCAGCGAGCTGCTCAAGTGTCTGAGCGAGTTTCTCTGTCGTAGATGCTACCGTCTCAAGCACCTGTCGCCCACCGACCCGGTTCTGTGGCTCCGGAGTGTGGACCGTTCTCTCCTGCTCCAGGGGTGGCAGGACCAAGGCTTTGTCACGCCGGCTAACGTGGTCTTTGTTTACATGCTGTGCCGGGACGTGATATCGTCGGAGCTGGCCACCACGCACGAACTGCAAGCTACCCTCTTGACCTGTCTCTACCTGTCCTACTCGTACATGGGCAACGAGATCTCTTACCCGCTCAAACCTTTTCTCGTGGAGAGCTGTAAAGAGGCTTTCTGGGACCGCTGTCTCAGTATCATCAACGCCATGAGTGCGAAAATGTTGCAAATTAACGCGGATCCTCACTTCTTCACGCAAGTCTTCGCCGACTTAAAGAACGAAAGTGGCCAGGAGGAGCGAGGTCGGATACTGATAGGATTAGACCGGTGA